The Brassica napus cultivar Da-Ae chromosome C7, Da-Ae, whole genome shotgun sequence genomic interval gggatatcgatcgatacacctttcactccgtcgatcgattatccagTACGGATATCaatcgacgcgcttctagttaagctttatgcgtgGGTTGAATGATGTTCattaagctcactagatcagctctcgcattactcttagcaagaatcttagctcaattagaattattcaggatgagaatgaagctatcGCTTTTATCTACCAATCcaagggcaagttctaggtagctaatctagaatcaggcattaatgacaatcctaatgattttatcacaactcagcaatctattgTTAGggttaatccctcataacctttTAAACgttaaaatctaacaatggaactactcagacatggccaagcaattcaaaacatcaattaggtaagaaaacttcattagaatagtaaatagacatcaatggagttccaatcacaaatataactttggatcttctctccaatctatcaaaatcctaaaaaccttttgCTGATAATAGTAAAACTAGAAACACAAGAAATCACACTTTTgtctctaacatggtggcaaaacTTATACAATTAGGTTAAACCTCGTCatgggtaatcttgtaaattggtgaagacttgggcttcaagtcggctatgaccaaacgggctttctgcgcgcttcgctgtcgatcgatgttcacatcagaacatcgatcgatatttgttcctcaatatcgaccgatggtcaaGCTCAATGGTCATCTTGGGTGCTTGCtccaatatctccaaaatgctccaaatcatcacttatctccaaatcactcctgatcttataaatataataaatagactctataatataataattagtagtaaaaacacctataaaccatgggtgaAAGTGGGCCAAACCATGGTCTATcaatctcaccctgaatccatcctaattgagctagATTGCTAGAGTGAGGCGAGAGGtgatctaggaagcttagtgagcacattcaaccTGCACGCTAAAGCTTGAccaagagtgtcgatcgatattccaatcgaATCATCTGTCGacgtttcaacaagtgtatcAATCGATATTCCTATGAATCATCGATtgacactggtcaatagacagacctagaaagcgagagccaAATGGTTTTtatataagtgttgagctctataatatcatgcatacaacttattaggcatctgtaggattataatcctgattacctgaataaaaaccctaagtctagctactttcatctaagtaccaaaacccccaatcaatcaattgagcaactgccttgctcacaaacatgtcttttacatttaatcataatcaacctagattaattaatttaattagatttattaggttccctagctccctgagaatttgatccctaagtactacaattgaacttcttatttgagagagtaattcactccttaggtaatttgagtgagattaGCCACCAACCTTCCCTTGTATCTTGGTGGCTGATTCTCTCTTGGGATTCTGGTTTCAGCTTGAAGATCCACTTATTTCCGATCACCTTATGATCCTTTGGTCTTTCTGCATAATCCCAAGTATGATTATTTTTTAGTAACTCCATTTCCTCATCTGCTGCTCCATTCCAGAGCTTCCAATCTTTTCTTTTCAAAGCTTCCTGATAGGTCTTAGGCTCCTCCATCTCTATGTCTTCTGAGCTCGCCAATGCGTACGCCAGAAAAGTCGGCGTTTCGAACTTAGATGGTGGTCTTATAACCTTACTATATCCCGAGCAAGCACATAGGTTCCTAATTCATCTTGTTCATCACAAGAATTTCCTGATTCTGACTCAGTATCATCTTTCGAATCTGCAATATTCTTTCATGTAGTGTTCTGATCTTGAACTTGAGCTTCCACTGAAGCTCCACCTGAGTTTGAACTCTCCCCttcacatatgtcttccagcACACTTCGGAAAGTGACTCTTTTGTTTGTAACCTTTGACTCGGATCTTTCTTCAACACTCACTTGTTCCTTCTCAAGATCCTTGAATAGTTTCTCTTCATTGAACACTACGTCTTTGCTGACAGAGACCTTCTGCTCCTCAAACAACCATATTATATATCCTCGTGTCCCTTCAGCATAGCCCAAGAAGATTCCTCTAGCTGCTCTAGGACTCGTCTTTTCTATGACTTGATGAACATACACAATACAACGAAAACATCTCATATGTCCATACCCTAGTTTGTGCCCTGACCATCTTTCCTCAGGTATCTCAAACTTGATTGAAGCACTTGGTGACCTGTTGATCACATATACTGCTATTGACGCTGCTTCAGCCCAATTGCTTCCATCAAGACCCGTCCCAGTTAACATCGATGTGACTTTGTCTATGATGGTCATATTCATCCGTTCTGAGATCCCATTTTGCTGAGGCGTGTAGAGCCATGTCTTGTGTCTTCTTATATCGGCTTCCTTGCACAGCTGATCAAACTTTTGGTTGCAAAACTCCAAACCGTTATCAGCCCTTAAGCTTTTAAtcttcatgcatatttgattttCCACCAGTGCTTTCCATTCtgcaaaacaattaaacactTCATGTTTAGCTTTCAGAAAATAATTCCAAACTTTCTTAGAGTAATCATTTGTGAAGGTTAGGAAGTATTGAGCCCATGATAAGTTGGAAATAGTGTTTGGTGATCCCCAAAGATCAGAATGGATGTAGTCTAGAACCGCCTTCGTAGTGTGTTTTGCCTTTGGGAACTCAAGCGTCCCTACATCCTCCTTCTTCAGATATCATCTCCTAACCAACGTTTCCATTGATCGAAGACTCATATGTGCAAGCCTTGTGTGCCATCTTTTCGTGAGATCAACACTCCCTGCTGCTGTGATTGCTTCTTGTCTTCTTATAATGCCCTGGAGATAGTATAATCAGTTGTTATACATTCCAGACAGCACTTCCATGCCTCCTTTGTAGAACCTGACCATATAGTCCCTTCCATTGTAGCTGCAACCAGACTGTTCTAGTTGTCCATAGGATATCAAATTTCTCTCCATCTCTGGGATATAACGAACTTCACTCAATGTGACCGATGATCCATCCTTGTTGTCTATGGTTATTTTTCCCATTCCTCGAACTATGCAGAATGAGTTCTTTCCTATCATCACTTTATTCCCTTCAAATTCCACAAACTCTGATAGAAGATCCCTTAGTTGCGTGATATGAAAAGTGCAACCTGATTCCAACACCCACTTTTCATGTGATACTATCAGACTGACTGTCAAGGCTATTGGCCCTGGAAGATCCTTTGCCACGTTTGCTGAGTTTCCTAAATTTAAGGAGTGAGATGTTTTTTTGCGTTCTGGACAGTCTAGTTTCCAGTGTCCATCGCTTCCACATATCCAACAAGTCTTATCTTGTTTTACATTATACTTGCCTACTGATTTAGGCCTAAATCTGCTCTTTAATTTGTTGTTCCATTGCTTGTTGTTTCCTGAATCATTTATGGTCGATGTTCATCCCCTTGACTCACTGTAAAGATCCTTTGAGTGTATGCCTCTTGTTGTCAACCTCTTCTGCTTTATCTCCGCCTCCTTGGAGTATGCCGCAGTGATGACTTCGTTGACAGTCAGCGTGGCTTTCCTGGTTCCATACTGTATGGTATGTACCAATGGCTCATAGGCTGTAGGCAGCCCAGAGATTAGTTGAATGGCTTGATCTTCATCTGAGAAGTAGATCTTGATACTTGCCAAATCAGCTAGGAGCTTTAGGAAAGAGGAGTAAAAGTTCTCTTCCATTGGTTTATTTTCTTCCATCCTGAAGCAAGAAAATTTCTTCTTGAGATACATGAAGTTTGGCAAAGACTTTGATTGGTAGTCTCTCTCAAATGCTTTCACCATTCTAAGAGTTGTAGTCTCATTCATTATCTTCCTCAAGATTACATCACTAAGACAAGTGATGAATAGACTCCTAACTCTTAGATCTCTTTCTGCCTTCTTTAGGTTTTTCTTTACTTCGACACCTTCTTCTAGCTTTGTTATATCAGATTCAAAACTGGTTTCTTTCTGGAGTACTGATACCAGGCCTTGAATCTCTAACTGTGTCATCATCTTGAATTTCCAAAGTCCAAAGTCACCTTTCCTATCGAACTTCTCGATCTCGAACCTCCATGGCGTCGGATCCATCCTCTTTGATGTGTGATTCCTCGCTTCTTGTCACCTGCAGATAACCAAGAAAACAATCCCACAGCAACTAGatgcacaaccaaagattcaaGATCAGATCAATTTAgtataagagtagaatttacaATCCCGATCAACCTCTTCCCGTTGATCGGTGCTCCTCGATCTTTACTCCTCGTAGAACCAGATCGTTCTACTGAATCCGGACCTTGATCCGGTCTTCTGGATCCTTCGAATGCCCTAGccgagctctgataccacttgtagaAGAATCCGATCTCAATACACACTTGTATTGTATCTCAATGATTTCTCTTGACTATCGAACTCTTTGATTCTATCGATCTCTCATGTCTCTCATTGTTTGAAGATTGCGACTCCACACACACACTGAAAAAACCCAGAACGCAACACGAAAGAATACAATTGACAAGAAACCACACGAAGTTTTAGAGTTCCCTATACTTTGGGTACATCTCCTTCAGGATCGGTACCTGGAATTCACTATCTCTGCTTCGGTGGTGGAATCATCTGCTTCGGTACCTGGATAACATGAGAAGAAGACAAGGCCGTTAGGTTGTTATGAGGTGTTATCCTCTGCTTCTCATCATTCTCCTTTTATATGCACGTGTAACTTCAGCTCTTGGGCTTCACTCTTTCACCAGAGGCCCAGCAGAATCTTTATCGCTCTTCTTTACTACAAACGTCCAGGCCTAGTTGTGAACGACAAGCCCAGTCCAGATCAACTCAGTCACTTGTCAATCTCACATagaatatttttggaatataactattttatattttttaaaatttttaattatgtatgcCATTTTTGAACTACATTAATTATgtattgtcatatatatatatatatatgaattgtgGTTCATCTATTTAGTTTgcattattttctcttttaaaataaatttatttaataaataaatgtattttaagtggtaatattttgtattatttgttgttttcataataagtaatattttatttttaatatttcaaattcaaacaaaaatattaataaaatatagtaaaattataaaacaaagtaTATATGACTTATATTTAAACATAGAATTAAATTTTTAAGTTTACGTTTAgacataaattatatttgtttttgctgTTTTTTAAACAGGATTATGTGTGTTTTGGtaatgatattatattttattatttccacaataaatattttactatcgataatattttcatttcattattttataagcaaaaaccaaaaacaaaaaaaaatatataaaatcataattcatggttttaaaaaaactaaaatatattgcaaaactaaaaacaaagaatcaaaatcttaaatccaaaaaccaaaaactaaaaaccaaaatctaaaatttaaaatctagaaaccaaacaaacaagCATCCCGTAAATGGATCTTGATTAGATTGGTAGTCTGGATCTAATTGATTGTGGTTCGGTTAATAATTAGTTAGAAAGGTAGTGtcaaattgtttttgttatactttctatttaaaaaataataatttgaataaataaaagagGAAAGGCTCCAAACAAGAATTTTTCAGccattttatatcttttttggtataaaattcCCAACATAAACTACAAACGATTTTATTTTTGCAAAGAGGGCATATTACAACTCGAACATAGAGACATTACATTACGAAACTTTATTCACctaatttcttttatttgaCTTAAGTAACTTTTACAAACTCACCATGGTTTTACTTATAGTCATACACACATGTGTATACATAGATTAAATCATCCATGGTGGTTAAAGTATTGATAGATTTAGTTGCCAGTCTGAGTCTGCACAGCTTCTGCACCGTGTCCGCCGTGGCCTCCTCTTCCTCCGTGTCCCCCGCGGCCTCCTCTTCCTCCCTTGTATCCTCCACCGCCGTTGTATCCTCCTCCCCCGTTGTATCCTCCACCTCCGTTGTATCCTCCACCACCGTTGTGTCCTCCTCCTCTGTTATATCCTCCTCGTCCGTTGTAACCTTCATTTCCGCCATGGCCACCACCATATCGATCAGGTTGCACAGTGTCCTCACTCTCTGTTTTCACCGTACATATCCAAAACAAAGCACCTCAATATTATTTCAAAGATATCTTTTAGCACGTGCATATGTGCATTGCACTCCCCgattattgaaaaaaaattcgcTTAAaactattcaaatatatataatttctgaTCTCTGGTCAAAAAAGATAAATCGCATCATTATATACCTTCAATATAAAATTTGCACCGAACATCTAAATGGTTTGAGATGGCC includes:
- the LOC106403857 gene encoding uncharacterized protein LOC106403857; amino-acid sequence: MDPTPWRFEIEKFDRKGDFGLWKFKMMTQLEIQGLVSVLQKETSFESDITKLEEGVEVKKNLKKAERDLRVRSLFITCLSDVILRKIMNETTTLRMVKAFERDYQSKSLPNFMYLKKKFSCFRMEENKPMEENFYSSFLKLLADLASIKIYFSDEDQAIQLISGLPTAYEPLVHTIQYGTRKATLTVNEVITAAYSKEAEIKQKRLTTRGIHSKDLYSCTFHITQLRDLLSEFVEFEGNKVMIGKNSFCIVRGMGKITIDNKDGSSVTLSEVRYIPEMERNLISYGQLEQSGCSYNGRDYMVRFYKGGMEVLSGMYNN
- the LOC125590205 gene encoding cold and drought-regulated protein CORA-like; the protein is MASKTLILLGVFAFLLVVSEMAAASAQKSESEDTVQPDRYGGGHGGNEGYNGRGGYNRGGGHNGGGGYNGGGGYNGGGGYNGGGGYKGGRGGRGGHGGRGGHGGHGAEAVQTQTGN